From a single Lolium rigidum isolate FL_2022 chromosome 7, APGP_CSIRO_Lrig_0.1, whole genome shotgun sequence genomic region:
- the LOC124673325 gene encoding 21 kDa protein-like, which translates to MGRRDLAMPCFLCLFLLAAAAAGSPSRSAPVSPAVAAEFVRRSCRSTSFPRACERSLMPRAPAVGRSPRRLAHAALAVAADAARNSSAYIGPPRGGGAMRDCAETARDAADLLRQAAAELGGRMGRASSPRFAWRLSNAQTWASAALTDADTCLDSLATYAGAAGAAPRDDVKRRVVAVEQAASNALALVNRLQPPRRRHQMLS; encoded by the coding sequence ATGGGGAGACGCGACCTCGCCATGCCCTGCTTCCTCTGCCTCTTcctcctggccgccgccgccgccggctcacCGTCCAGGTCCGCGCCCGTGAGCCCCGCCGTGGCGGCGGAGTTTGTCCGCCGCTCCTGCCGCTCCACGAGCTTCCCGCGCGCCTGCGAGCGGAGCCTGATGCCGCGGGCGCCCGCCGTGGGCCGCAGCCCGCGCCGGCTCGCGCACGCCGCGCTCGCCgtggccgccgacgccgcccgcAACAGCTCCGCCTACATCGGCCCTCCgaggggcggcggcgccatgCGGGACTGCGCCGAGACGGCGCGCGACGCGGCGGACCTGctgcggcaggcggcggcggagctgggcGGCCGAATGGGCCGCGCGTCCAGCCCGCGCTTCGCGTGGCGCCTCAGCAACGCGCAGACCTGGGCCAGCGCCGCGCTCACCGACGCCGACACCTGCCTCGACTCCCTCGCCACCTACgctggcgccgccggcgccgccccgcgCGACGACGTGAAGCGGAGGGTCGTTGCCGTCGAGCAGGCCGCCAGCAACGCGCTCGCCCTCGTCAACCGCCTCCAGCCGCCGCGACGCCGCCACCAGATGCTAAGCTAA